In Mus pahari chromosome 20, PAHARI_EIJ_v1.1, whole genome shotgun sequence, the genomic stretch CACGATCACTTCACCCCGAGGAGGCTTTTATCTGGAATCAGCTTGAAATCAGGCACCACAACTTGAATACCAGCTCCTAGCGGGACACTGAGGGCCAAGGACATCCAATTAAAGTCAGAGCAAAAACTAAATCTTGGAGACAGTACACAGGGCAGAGACCAGGGCTCAGGAATGAACAGTAGGGAACAATTTCTATGGCTTGCTTGGGCCAGACAGATGGCTTAGGATAATGTAGGCCAGACCCAGAAGGCCTAGGACAGCCCTGGCAGGAGGGACCACATGGTGGACACTCCTAGCCACTGAGCAGTGCTTGCCGGTCCCCAGAGTCCATCATCACAGATGGAGTTCATCCACAGAGGCTGACCTGCCTCGGGGCAAGGCCTGTGGGGCATAATGAGGGTGGCAGGTGCCGCTGTGTTTATCCTTAGAGTTAGCTTCTAATTAGAGCAAGGGATTCTGATGTTCCACTTGGAAGTTTCTTTTGCAAACAAATTTGCAAGAAGGAAAACAGCACATAGGAGGTGACAAACCTGAGGGTGACAGTGGGTAGGTGGAGCCCAGCTCTTGTCCAACAGGGACAGAGTCAGCAGGGGCAGAGAGTCACAGGAGCACTGGGGAGCATGGTTGGGGGCCCACCCCCAACGAAACCTGCAGCCTGGAGCCCAGAGGCCAGGCACCCACCTCAACACAGCACCTCCCAAATCCAGCGAGGTGACCACCAAGTGCATCTAGAATGTGAAAGCAGGATTCTTCCATCTGCCTTGCTCATTGGAGGATGTCACCAGGCTATGGGCATCAGAGTCTGGAGTCTCATTCAGATGCCATGCGATGCACTTGAGTGGTTTCCCCATCTTTACAGATGGGGAATGGTCTTGAAAAGTCCTTCTGGGTGAGGGATCCAGGGGTACCCAACCTCAATCTTCTAGCATGAGATCCCATGAGGAAGGTGAGGGCCAAGGACATCCAATCAAACtcagagtaaaaataaaatcttgggaGACATCAGTAAACAGGGCTGAGACCAGTGCTCAGGAATGAACAGCAGGGAACAAATCCTATGGCTTGCTTGGGCCAGACAGATGGCCTAATCCGTGACTGAATGGGAGTTCATGTGACCCTGGGGAAGTCACCTCGGGTGTCTGTCCTCAGCTGCAAATGGGATGAGACTGTGGCCTGGGCAGGGTGGGGCTGGCAGGATCAGGAGAGAAGTCTGGCACATAGCATTCATGGATGCAGGGTATAATGGGAATGCCCATCTCCATCCAAAGGGGGATAGCTCAGGCTTTGGGCTAACTATCCAGAGTCAGCTCCTGGGCATAGCTGTGGGGTGCTGATGTATTTGTCCCACTGATGGACACCTgagagaaacaaggaagaaagaactggGTTTGGCTCAGGGTTTGAGAGGCCATAGTCTATGTATCTCTTTGTGTGAGGTTGGGCATCTCATTGGATCCTGTGACCATGGAGGCTGTATGGCATGCCTCTCTCCTGGTACTGCCAGTCCATGGCATTCTGGCTCTATTTCTGGGCTGTGGTGAGGACACAATGGTGTAGGGGGCGTGGCGGAGTAAATCGgctcctctcattctcttctgTGCCCCTCCTTGAGGACTAAGGACGGGCACTCTGTGAGAAGGAATAGTTTGAGAAAGAAGAGTCCCAGTTGCTACCATTCCTAATGTCCTGTGGAACAAGGACTAAAATAAGGCAGGTAAGATGGGGGACTCTGGAAGCCCAGAAAGTGGAATGCTGTGTGGGGTCACAGTGGGAGTAGGCTGCCTCTGTGGTGCCATACTGGGCCTTGAGGAAGGTTCCTGGAGGAGTCACCTAGAAACTCAAGAGTCTCTTCCAGGAATCCACAGAGCAAGGTCTTTGACTCCAGGTGCTGGGAAGAGATGCCTGAGGTGGCAGTTATCACAGGCCAGGCCTCTCATCTACCACAGAGGCCGAGCACAGCATGAGCAGCAGACATGACAATGGCTGTAGCTACTGAAAGACCTGGGCAGGTGCTGTACAATACAGTCCTTCAAGCCTAGTAGCTATTACCATCTCCATCAGAGCAGCTGAAATCAGGAGCAATAGCCCCTCATTATCCAGCCCAGCCCAAGGACCTTTCCTCATCGAAGTGGGTAGGAAGGGTGGTTAGACCCTCACCCGAGGTTCCAGAACTCTTCCCTATGCCTCCCGCCAGCGGTACATACTTCTGCCCAGGCTTGCAGATGGCCTTGTGGTCTCAGAAGGTACCAGAGCATAGACACATGCGGTGTGTCTGCGTTAAGGGAAGGAGGATTCCGTCTATGCTGGAGCCACTGTTTTGGGGGGGATCACACACCCTCTAAGCAACCTCTCACCCGTGTTAAGGAAGCTTAATAAATTCATTCATTGGCTCATCAAACTGAGCTTGGGTGGCATCAAGCTTTGGTCTCTTGGTGGAGCACTGTGTACTGTGACAGATGTTTGTTCAAATGCCTCCAAAGGGGTGCGCACTGTAGGAGGGCACCATTAGGAGGGGGTGTGCAGGGTCCCCAAGCTGAACTGTCATCAGTCCCTCTTCCAGTAAGCAGGACACATCCTTCCCTGCACACTACGTGGGACTGGACCTTCCTCCTTCAGGGGCACCGAGGGGAACTCCCCTCCCCCGAGATGCTGTAGCTCTTCCCGGTGTGCACAACTGCTCATCCACATACTGCCCGCACACGTGCCCATGCATGGTTTTGAGATGCTGAGCACTCTTTTTGAATGAGGTCCTTTGTTAATTTGCTTTACAGCACCAAGGACACCTCCATCTCTTTGCTTGAGCCATTTTGGACCAAACTGTGCTTCCTCGGCCCTCGGGTGTGGGTGAGTGCTAGTCTGCAGCCCAAATTCTCAGAGGTTTCCAACCTCACTCACTCACGTTTGGAATTGTCCTCAGCTGCAGGGCATTGAGTGTCTGAGACTTGGCCCATTTTTCTGTTCTATAGCTGGATACCATGGACCACATCATTCATAAAGAACAGGGGCTTATTCAGTTCTTGGTTCTGGAAGTCCAAAGTCAAGGGCCTGTGCAGGATAAGGGCCTTCTAAATGGTGGGACTCCGAAGAGTCCCAAGGCTGGGCAGGGAATCACAAGGCAAGACAGAACCGGGTAGGCTCCTTGAACCGGGTAGGCTCCTTTGACGAGGTCAGCAGTGCAGTTACATGGTCTCCTCACGCTCTGGTATAATAATAAGTACTTCCCAAAGGGGCCGCCTGCAGACACCATATTTGGATATAGTAagtttcttccctccccctcctcagtcTACCACACCCGACTTCCCAGCATCCTTGTAACGGCAAGGAATCATCTACTCTCCATCCTGTAGGCTTTCCCTGAGGAGCTTGTTTTACTGAGAGCTTGACACCAACAGGAGGAGCTAGGTCTGTGAGCTAATGGATGCAAATACCTGCAACTGATGGGGGGGACGTACAGGAGCGAAGGGAAGATCTGGGGCTATGCTGAGGAGGCAGTCTTTAAGGAAGTGAGTTGCGTGTCTCTGCAGGATGACCCTGCAAGTTTCTCCCCTGGCTGCCTACAAAAACAGgtgcttcttctttttctttgtttggtagtACTGGAGAATGAAGCAACGGAGTCTCACAAGCTAGGCCATTAAGTCACATCCTCAGGCCTCTTTATTTGGAGTCAGTCTCAGCAAactgcctaggctggccttgaacttattctGTGCGGTAGGCAAGTCTTTCCCATCCCGAGATGGTACGTAAGGCCCATAGTACTTGCAAAGTTTTGATAGCTGAGCTTGTGGGTTTAGGATTTAGAGAATCTGGCACTCAAGGGTCACAAGatgactcttccagaggtcccaggagCCCCTCAAGGCTTGTCCAAAGCCGTCCAGCAAAGCCCACCGGCAATGGCGACCCACGGCTCTGTCCGCGCAGCCTGGATGCCAGGGCACCCGTCGGGCCGCCTCAGGACAGATACTCGCGCACGGTGAGCTCCTTCAGGGTGGCTCCCCTGTGCGTGGGCCTCCGGAGCTGGTTCTCGTCCAGGCGGCCCTGCAGCGCCTCCAAGTCCTTGCCCAGCGCGTAGGCCAGGCGCACCATGGCGTCCAGCAGCGGCGCGTAGTAGCGGTGGCCCTCGCGCGCCCCCAGGCGCCGCAGCGCGCGCTCGCCGACCGCGAAGGCCTCGGCCGGCCGCTCGAGGTCGCGCAGGCAGACGAGCGCGGCGCAGAGCGCGGGCACGGCGGCGCTCGGGCAGTGCGCCGTCAGCTTCTCCTGCAGCGGCAGCGCGCGACCCAGCAGCTCGAGCGCGCGCGCGTACTGGCCGGCGCGCAGGCAGCCGAAGGCCTCGCGCAGCTCCGGCCGCGTGAGGAAGTCGAGGAACTCGCGCGAGCGGCGCACGGCGCGCACGGCGTAGAGCAGCCGCAGGTAGTCGCGCAGCTCCCGGCGCCGCTCGCAGATGGTCTCGGCCGACAGGTTCCCCGTCAGGCGCTTCCGCGGGAACGCCACGTCCTCCAGCTCCGGCCCGAAGCGCTTCAGGAGGGCCTTCTGCAGCCTCTCGAAGTCCGAGTAGCGCCGTTCCACCACCGCCTTGTCGCTGTCGAAGCTCCCGGTCTGGATGACCACGACCTGGTACATCTGCGGGCAGAGCGGACAGGATGAGCCTCAGGACGGCCGCGCGCCCGCGGCGGTGTGCACGCGCACGCCCctgctggggctggaacccagggaTAGAGCACAAGTCTAGCAAGTGGTCTGCCATGGACCAATACAGCCTTGCCCCAGGTCATTtggttattttaaatttagtttaaatttttttccttttactttattcactttaaatcccgCTCACCGCCCCCTCCCGGTCACTCTCTCCCAcagttctcccccctcccctgtcccaggcCATCTGTGTTTGAAATAAGAACTAGCCTTGTAGTTTGCAGATGGAGCCTGATATTCCAGCCTTagtctcccaagttctgagattgtAGGCGTGCCCTGCTTGTCAACAGTGTcgcctttccccctccccctacgcACCTGCCCCTgtgcaatttttaaaagtcacattttgTACGAATAATGTtaccttttacattttctttaaaaaacatttttacatgTGTTTGCGTCCGTccgtccgtgtgtgtgtgtgtgtgtgtgtgtgtgtgtgtgtggtttgtgtagatcagaggacaacttgtgagagttggttctcacTTTCCACCATGTGGCCTCTGAGTGTCAAAGTCAGGTGGACAGGCTTGGCAGTAGGTGCTTGGACGggctgagccatctggctggccTTCTGCCATTTTCACGCATACATATAGCATACTCTGAAattcatctcacacacacacacacacacacacacacacacgcctactTCTAGCTATCAGTAAAGGTAGAAAGGTAGTCCGTGGTAAATGTTGGCTCCAGAATAGCAGTGCTTAGATGCATCTTGGAAGAAGAGGCACAGGGACTTGCCGATGGGGCTGGTGTCTCTCTTGGCtttttatcatgaaaaaaaaagggggggggagctCCGTGTCCTAAATCGGGAAGCGTGGGCTGGAGTCAGGAAGGGTCCATCTGGAACACCTGGACGTTTGTTTCAAGCATAACACATTGGTCTTAGATTGGTAATTTAACCTCCTTGAGCTTCAGTCTTCTCATCTTTAACTTGAGGATGTGTTGGCAattcttctaggctccacccaacagctacCTAGTAACCACTTGTGGCGGCTGCAAGCCAGGTGCCAGCCAGGCTATAAGAAGATTGCTTGCACCCCAGCTCCTTTGCTCTCCACtcttttttcattctctctctctctctctctctctctctctctctctctctctctctctctctctctccctctctggccCCCTCCTATACCCACCTCTATCCCTTTTCCATATCCCCTTCCCCCAACAAGCTTCCTTTTTGTATTAGGCCTGTCACCACACAGCTGACTGCTCAGGGGACTCCTGAGCATGGGCCCGCAGAggtccctcctcctgctgctgcacTGTACCCCCATTTTATACCACACAACAGGATAGGAATAGTTCCTGTCTTCTGTACGAGGGTTAAATAGCTGAGTGAACTCACGGATGCGAGGGAGAGCTGTGCCCAGTACATGCTGGTAGCTATGGTAACTGTACTGGTCCCAGTAAGGAGGAGTGGTGAGTGGGACCTCACAGGTCCCAGTGAGGTGGGACCACTTGGTATTACTCTTCCATCATCCTAGACCAGGCCAATCTCGCTAAGATGGTACCCCCAGCAGGGATCTCCCCACAACCGGGACTAGCAGCTAGAATTAAATAACAGAGCTCAGCCCTCTTTCGGGTTTACTTTCGTAATTGTTTTTTCTTAATGTCCCGTGAAACTGATCTTTCCCTGAAATGTAGTATTTTAAAAGCAAGTCAAATAAAAAACAGGAATCATATTAATGATTGGAGGATTTTTCAGAATCAGCAGAGAAGGGATGTGGACGACTGACACCTGGCATCATGGGACCATGACTCACAGTCCTCATGGGACCCTACCTTCATGTGGTACCATGCAACCTCCGTTTCTCTGGAAGACTGTGAGTTAGCGTGCCATATTAGAAGTGGAAACCTGTGATCCCCCAAGGCCTTCCCCCCGACCATGCAGGAGGTGACTGACGGGAGCCCCGTCATTCTAAGCTCTGCTTACCACAAACTTGGAGACTCTCCTCTCCTCAATGCGGGCTGAGGCGATCTCAAAGAGCAGCCTGACGTGTTTCCAGCGGCTCTTCTCCTTCTGCCAGTGTTCCTGGAGCTCCCTGGTGGTCATGCTGGAATTGGAGCTCGGGCCATCTTGGGCTTCTGGAAAGACACTGCCTTTAAGGAATCTGCATTTGGCAGTGCCCTGCAGGCCAGGGATGGAGGCAGAGCGTGGGATGGGATGGATATCAGAGTTCCAGAAGAGCAAGCCTATCCCTTCTGTCAACCTCCCTGTGGGGGAGTCAGCTAGACCCCTGCGAAACTACCTTGTGTATTGACCTCAGCCCAACACTCCGACGGCTTGTTATTATGAAGTACACTGGAGGGTGGGATCCAGTCTGTACATATCCGTCCTGCTGATGGACCACTTTGTAACCATGTACTCCATAGGGCACTGACTCAGGGCCATGGGGCCCCTTAGTGCACATCAGTGTCCAGGGGAAGCCCTGAGGAATTCATATTTCAGCCTGAGCCTGGGAGGCTCTGACTACACAAACACTTTATCTCAGGATGCAGCTGCCTTTCTTGGCTCTGAATTCCTGTTTCCTTGTCTTAAAACCAACagtgttttttctgttttgttttgtcttgtcttgagacagggtttctctgtgtagcctagctGTCcaagaactttctctgtagaccaggctggcctccaattcacagagatccacttgcctctgccttcctagtcctgggattaaaggcgtgcaccaccaccacccagctccccACAGTATTTCCTAAGCCTCACTTGAGCCCCACACTTTTCTGAGAagctgtttagattttttttttccccaacacaaTTGCATAAAGAATTGTTCATTTATTGCAAGAGGCACAGGCCTGGAACATCCTTATCTTGTGCCACCTGACACTCATGTCATTCCCCTGCCTCACCCCATTTTGATACTGGAGTGAGTGCTTCCCATTTTGTTCCAGTAGGCTTTTCCTGGCACATCTACAATTCCTTTTCACCAATGTCTCTCTTCTGAGCTTGGAGGCCAGGAGAGTGATCTGGTTTACTTGCCATGCATGGCACACCCCAGGCTTCAGCAGATCCATCTTAAATGAGTGTA encodes the following:
- the Snx20 gene encoding sorting nexin-20; this translates as MASPEHPGSPGWRGPINQCRTRTRQEVLPPGPDLPGPGPEEAQDGPSSNSSMTTRELQEHWQKEKSRWKHVRLLFEIASARIEERRVSKFVMYQVVVIQTGSFDSDKAVVERRYSDFERLQKALLKRFGPELEDVAFPRKRLTGNLSAETICERRRELRDYLRLLYAVRAVRRSREFLDFLTRPELREAFGCLRAGQYARALELLGRALPLQEKLTAHCPSAAVPALCAALVCLRDLERPAEAFAVGERALRRLGAREGHRYYAPLLDAMVRLAYALGKDLEALQGRLDENQLRRPTHRGATLKELTVREYLS